Below is a genomic region from Cottoperca gobio chromosome 24, fCotGob3.1, whole genome shotgun sequence.
AGTCAACAGATTagattaaacaaacagcaaagtCAAATATCCTATTTTATATATCAAAGATGTTTTCTCTTCAGTTGTTGTCTCTTGTGATGTCTGGAAATCacaaagtaatttattaaaacatgtttaaaagaaGACGGCAGATTTTCTTTGCCTGGTGATAAATGCTTCTTCCCCGTCTCATCgctgacttcctgttttaaATCTGTTCTGTCTTCTTACACTCAGTTCTGGCGTTATGGCGAATGGATCGATGTGGTTGTGGACGACCGCATCCCGACCAGCAACAACCAGCTGGTTTTCACCAAATCTTTCAGAAAGAACGAGTTCTGGAGCGCTCTTTTGGAAAAAGCTTACGCCAAGTGAGCGCAGTCTATTACTGTTCACTGCAAAGTGAAGGAGTCGTGCAGCTCTCCACTCCATCACCTCATTGAGTAGAGTTCAGATTTCTCATTGGAAAAagtttttcatttattcttcAGTTCTTGTTTTCTTGCTTAAAAATGTGAAGGCTGTAATGATTTCAAGTGTTGCAATAAAaattttgagaaatgtttttttatatcggTGACAGTATTAGAAACGGGAAATTACTCCAATGACGTCAAAGTAATGACACCTGAAACCACTGACCTCTCGCCTCGCTGGCATAACATTTCTTCAACTTATTTCAAGTGAAACAAGTTTTAAGATccagctttgagctaaatgtctTATCAAGGTCTATACTTTTTGCAGTGTAGTGACACTAACTAGGCACATCACTTATTTGTCCTCATGTTTGCCAAATTGGCTGCAGACAGGGTGAAAAAATCCAATCCTGTGAAAGAACACATGTCAGCACAGGCAAGAATGATAGAcctacctctccctctctctctcaggttgCACGGGTCTTATGAGGCACTTAAAGGTGGCAACACTTTGGAAGCCATGGAGGATTTTACAGGAGGGGTTACCGAGTTCTTCGAGTTGTCCGAGGCGCCCAAAGAGATCTACAACATCATGAGGAAGGCGCTGGAGAGAGGCTCGCTGATGGGCTGCTCTATAGATGTGAGTGGGGATGAAAGTAGTAAAATAAAGTGCACAGGAAACAGATAAAAGTccctgaaaacaaagaaaaagatgagatgagatgagaccTGCAGCAACACAACCGACTAAAATATGGAAATCAAATTCAACTTTAACTGTAAGGAGAAGGTTGATATTAGAGACACGATAAGAGAGGGATAAAATAACACCATCAATAAACAGCAGATATAATTATTTCTCATGCAAAGCCTGTTTCATCAATTGTGTCACAAAACAAGAAGCTGAATTAAAGtgcaaagttttattttatcattccAGCTTTTACATCTTTAACTTGATTTTAGGAAAAGTAGATTTTAACCATCAAATCCTGAATAAATGActgaattaaaatgatgttttagcAACATGTATCGCCTCAAAGTCCTGTCTATGTTTTGTTGTATCTGTCAGGTCTTTTCAGCCTCTGATTTGGAGTCCCGGACTGAACAGGGGCTGGTCAGGGGTCATGCCTACTCCATCATAGGCCTGGCGGAGGTGCAGTAAAATGTCCACTGACTATACTATAAATGCAGATTTGGTATTCTTTGTAAGCGaagttaaagtgttaaagtgatGCTGACGGGTTGGCTGTTGTTTCTAGTGTGACGAGGTTGCAAAAGACACCAGAATTCGCCTGATTCGGTTACGCAATCCCTGGGGTTGGGTGCTGTGGAGGGGCCCATGGAGTGCAAAGTAAGATTTGGAAACTTTAATTCAGCCTTTTATATTATTAGAAGATATGATATTTAGCAATTCTTTCTTTATCTTGTGTATGAATATGATTTGGTCTTTCCGTAGTTCAGAGGAATGGTCGACCATTTCCACCGCAGACAAGGACAACTTAAAGAAACAGACCGTAGAGACGAGTGAGTTCTGGTGAGTGACACATTTATCAtcacatctttttttgtttgttaagcTGGGGAGTGATACTTTTGCATATAAATGAACGTCTGTTACATTCAAGCCACCAGGGAAAGCTTTCggttgtgtgtctgcagcaaaTTTCTCGTGCTCTGAAATGccaagaaaggaaaggaaacttAAAAATTCAAGGAatgattaaagtaaaaaaagaaagctaaTCGACGTAGAGGAGGACAAACAATCCTGGGGGACGTGGAGACACAAATCACAACctaagtacagctgaggctgacaCAATATAACTTTACATTGTTTGCCCCACTAGTGCTAAGACTAAAAATGAGCACATTCTTTACCGATGTATGTAAAGAACTTTCTCTTTCACGTTCCCCCTCCAGGATGTCTTTTGAGGATTTCAAGAAGAACTTCACAAAGCTGGAGATGTGTAACTTGACCCCCGACACCCTGCAGGGTGACGAGAGGAACAGCTGGACAGTGTCGGTCAACGAGGGTCGCTGGGTGAGAGGCAGCTCTGCTGGCGGCTGCAGGAACTTCCCAAGTAGGTCAtggataaaaaatatatattcctcTTAAAGCCAATCAAATTCTTTCCCACGTGGCTCGTGTGCCTTCACTGCTATCATTTGATCCCTTGTTGCCGATTTACCTTTTCGTGTTTTACAGACACATTCTGGACGAACCCTCAGTATCGGCTGCAACTGTCCGAGGAGGACGACGACCCGGAGGACCGGCAGGCGGCCTGCACTGTCGTCGTGGCTCTGATGCAGAAAGGTCGAAGGATGCAGCGCCATCAAGGGGCAAAATTCTTCACCATCGGATTTTCCATCTACGAGGTATTGATCACATGAAGCCTAAATCTGTGAATAAGTTGACGTACGATCTCTGGAGTTTAATTTCTTTAACCTCTTCTTTGTCTCCGCAGGTGCCGAAGGAGGTATGCCCATCTTGAAAAAGGACTTTTTGATGAAGTTTGATgaaatcagtgtttcacagtattgacgtgtgtgtgtgtgtgtgtgtgtgtgtgtgtgtgtgtgtgtttgatttagcTGTCAGGCTCTTGTAAAACCTCTACAACCTCTCAACACAAGCCAAAATTCTTTACATTATGTACACCCAATAatagaaatgtagaaaatgCCCTTCCTAATTTGAGGTCAgtcttgttttaatttaattttaattttaatttaatttatcttttattcAACTGGGAAGATACCATTGAGATACACGATCTCTTCTTCCGAAAGTATAACATTTCCACTGATATAAAGCAGACAAAACTggcaaattaaatgtttcttaCATTATCTTTATAGTTTCAGAAACCTGGTGTCCATTAGGAGAAACACAGTATTGCTAGCATGTTTATTACTTCTACTCCTAAATATAGGAGTGGACGTATTAAAGgagaagtttgacattttgggaattacGCTTATTTAgtaaaaagactgaaaacaagAAACAGAGCCCTCATTTAAACTGTTCCTTTGCTTTCAATACCTTTTATGTATCGACTACTTTCCTCATTTTAAGAGTTCATTCCCACcaactgatttattttcatccaCAGATGTGTGGACAGAATCAACACCTGCAGAAGGACTTCTTCCTGTACACAGCCTCCAAAGCTAAATGCAAGACCTACATTAACCTGCGTGAGGTGACAGAGCGTATCCACCTGCCTCCAGGAGAGTATGTCATCATCCCCACGACCTTTGAGGCCCATCAAGAGGGAGAGTTCATTCTCAGGGTCTTCTCTGAGAAGCAGAGCACGTCCGAGTAAGGACCACTGAGGGTGGGGCAAAGTCTTTAATTGATGGCCATTATCAACGAATAGCTGGAATCCTAATGCGTCTGTTTTTCCTCGCAGGGAGGCTGAGAACACAATCGGGTCTGATCTAACGCAGGTTTGCAACAGGATTAAGGAAGTAGTGGGGTAGAAATATGTTTTGATAATTCT
It encodes:
- the capn3b gene encoding calpain-3b isoform X2 translates to MGDEEHRVPLVEDTKVRVLYETEASYGPDDKVDYPPAGTNSIYSAILSRNEAVKDATRLKTFLELRDKYAKKNVLFEDPLFPANDSSFSYSHKPSMKVEWKRPTEICENPQFIVDGANRTDICQGELGDCWLLAAIACLTVNEKLLYRVIPPDQSFTENYAGIFHFQFWRYGEWIDVVVDDRIPTSNNQLVFTKSFRKNEFWSALLEKAYAKLHGSYEALKGGNTLEAMEDFTGGVTEFFELSEAPKEIYNIMRKALERGSLMGCSIDVFSASDLESRTEQGLVRGHAYSIIGLAECDEVAKDTRIRLIRLRNPWGWVLWRGPWSANSEEWSTISTADKDNLKKQTVETSEFWMSFEDFKKNFTKLEMCNLTPDTLQGDERNSWTVSVNEGRWVRGSSAGGCRNFPNTFWTNPQYRLQLSEEDDDPEDRQAACTVVVALMQKGRRMQRHQGAKFFTIGFSIYEVPKEMCGQNQHLQKDFFLYTASKAKCKTYINLREVTERIHLPPGEYVIIPTTFEAHQEGEFILRVFSEKQSTSEEAENTIGSDLTQPIVFVSDRARANKEIEHDGIQGEKKKKPKQKLLQPEEETEEEKQFRAIYQKIAGEDMQICANELRTIMKNVLSKHNEIKTEGFSLETCRSMIALMDTDGTGKLNLQEFKHLWKKIKEWQLIFKRYDKDKSVSISSFEMRNAVNDAGFQLNKQLYDIIAMRYADEHLNIDFDSYICCFVRLEGMFRAFNAFDKDGDGIIKLNVLEWLQLTMYS
- the capn3b gene encoding calpain-3b isoform X3, which produces MGDEEHRVPLVEDTKVRVLYETEASYGPDDKVDYPPAGTNSIYSAILSRNEAVKDATRLKTFLELRDKYAKKNVLFEDPLFPANDSSFSYSHKPSMKVEWKRPTEICENPQFIVDGANRTDICQGELGDCWLLAAIACLTVNEKLLYRVIPPDQSFTENYAGIFHFQFWRYGEWIDVVVDDRIPTSNNQLVFTKSFRKNEFWSALLEKAYAKLHGSYEALKGGNTLEAMEDFTGGVTEFFELSEAPKEIYNIMRKALERGSLMGCSIDVFSASDLESRTEQGLVRGHAYSIIGLAECDEVAKDTRIRLIRLRNPWGWVLWRGPWSANSEEWSTISTADKDNLKKQTVETSEFWMSFEDFKKNFTKLEMCNLTPDTLQGDERNSWTVSVNEGRWVRGSSAGGCRNFPNTFWTNPQYRLQLSEEDDDPEDRQAACTVVVALMQKGRRMQRHQGAKFFTIGFSIYEVPKEMCGQNQHLQKDFFLYTASKAKCKTYINLREVTERIHLPPGEYVIIPTTFEAHQEGEFILRVFSEKQSTSEEAENTIGSDLTQQDERKKEKPIVFVSDRARANKEIEHDGIQGEKKKKPKQKLLQPEEETEEEKQFRAIYQKIAGEDMQICANELRTIMKNVLSKHNEIKTEGFSLETCRSMIALMDTDGTGKLNLQEFKHLWKKIKEWQLIFKRYDKDKSVSISSFEMRNAVNDAEII